The following proteins are co-located in the Silene latifolia isolate original U9 population chromosome 1, ASM4854445v1, whole genome shotgun sequence genome:
- the LOC141602117 gene encoding uncharacterized protein LOC141602117 yields MSEVLRHKGGQLISNGIVRNGKVYLSIEETLFLSEIGSLMVVDDKDRIFLLEDMYKKLAEGKGDCSLEYFKVYRYLKSLGYIVGRHGIPWSLKTIRSCSVPLEDNAVGKTVASAVLDETFLVESLNNLQIIENKPFFDVYLPNCKFSKTLPGDPVFTVSLARHHPPSIHEIEKLGRQCNGIPVKIAHVEHDRVSFFSFKHVELPTLP; encoded by the exons ATGTCTGAGGTTTTACGCCACAAAGGGGGCCAGTTGATCTCAAATGGCATTGTCCGAAATGGCAAGGTTTATCTCTCAATTGAAGAGACTCT GTTTTTATCTGAAATAGGGTCGTtgatggttgttgatgataaGGACAGAATATTTCTGCTGGAAGACATGTATAAGAAACTCGCGGAGGGCAAGGGAGATTGCAGTTTGGAGTATTTTAAGGTTTATAGGTACTTGAAGTCTCTTGGTTATATTGTGGGAAGACACGGCATTCCATGGAGCTTGAAGACTATTAGGAGTTGCTCAGTACCTTTAGAGGACAATGCGGTGGGGAAAACAGTAGCATCAGCTGTGCTGGATGAGACTTTCCTTGTTGAGTCGTTAAATAATTTACAGATCATAGAAAATAAACCTTTCTTTGATGTTTATCTCCCAAACTGCAAGTTCAGTAAAACATTACCAGGGGATCCTGTTTTTACTGTCTCTTTGGCAAG GCATCATCCGCCATCAATACATGAGATTGAAAAACTAGGGAGACAGTGCAACGGAATTCCTGTGAAAATTGCTCATGTAGAGCACGACCGAGTTAGTTTTTTCTCCTTCAAGCATGTGGAGCTTCCTACTTTACCATGA